The sequence CGACCCACAGGAGGACCGCGAGGATGGAATTCAGTAACTCCAGTTGCGGCACGTCGACACTGTCTCGACGGATTCCAATAAAATTGCTGTCCGGCGTCTCCGGAGTGCCATAACAGTTCAATACGTTTATCGATCCAGTTGGTCACTTTCGTACCGTCCCCAATGCGTCCCTCCTCCACTTTCGGCGAAGCCCGTCCCGGTACGCGACAGCTCGCGATCCTCGCCGTGGTCCACTTCGTCGTCGCATTGCTCCGCTAGAACGATCTGATCAGGACGGGTGCCGACACGACGTCGCGGTTCACCGTCACGTTCCCCACACCGCACTCGTTCATCTCGCTGTGGTCGTTCGTCAACGCACCGTGACCGGCGGTGCCGTCGCCAGCACACCGCTCCTGTCGATCGCTGGACTTCAATTCGGCGTCCTGTTCGTCGGAATGCTCACCTCCTACGTAGTGCTCACGGACTGTTCCTCGCGGGGTACCTGGGCAGTATCGAGGAAGGACTGACCGACGGCACGTTCGATTTGGTCGCCAACGTCCAGCGATACGCGAAACCGTTGGTGGCCACCGAGGGATCCTCGGTCCTGGTGTTGCTCGTCCTGGTAGGCGGTCTGTCCTGGACGCCCGCCCTATTTCCTGTGGCGGCGATCGCCATCTTCGGCCTCGGATACGTCACGTACCTCGTACCGTATCTGGTCGTCGGGGCCGACGTCGGCATCGTCGAAGCGCTCGTACAGAGTGTCTCACTCACTCTCGACCGTTCCGAGGCCATCGTTGCGTTTCTGGTGTTCCTCGCCACGGGCGCCATCATCTCGGTGCCGGTATCGAAGCTGGCGTGCGGGAACGGGATCGTCGGTGCATCCTCGCCGCTGCAATCACGGCACCGATCGGCCTGTTCGTCTCGACGGGGTCCGTAGTGGTCGCACGAAATCTGATCGATGGAAACGATCCGGTCACACCACGGAGAGACCGGTGACCGTGGTCGATCACGCAGTCGTAGGGGCGAGCGCCTCGATGGTACGCTCGACGACCACACGATCCGCATTCCCGGGAATCGTCACCATCGGCCTGTCGACGCAGTCGATATCGGCGACCGCCGCGAACTGGTCTCTGGCCTGTTCGGGAGTGCCAGCAACGCCCAGAGCGGCCACCATCTCGTCGGTGACCCGTTTTGCCGCCGTCCGTCTGTCTCCGTCCCGCCACGCCGTGGCCACGGCGGCCGCCTCGTCCGGGAATCGCTGGGAGACCGCCCGTTCGTACCCCCGCCCGTTCCCGACGTAGTACGCGACGTGGCCGCGGATGACGTCACGGGCGTCGGCTGGGTCCGGGGCGACCGCGGCCGGAACGTAAGGGGCGACGTCGATGGTCGCTTCCCGACCCTCCTCGTGCATCGTCTCGCGGATGTATTCGTATGCGTCGTCGAGGTCCGGAAACGGGACGTTGTGCGGGATCCAGCCATCGGCCAGCCTCGCGACGACTCGACGGTTGGCTTTCCCGAGCGCCGCGTGATAGACGGGAACGTCTGCGTCGAGTGTGGGGAAGTCCTGAACGTCGAAAATCTCTCCCTGGTAGTCGACACGCTCGTCCCCGTCGAGGAACGCCTGGACGAGTTCGATAGTCTCGTGGGCGCGACGGATCGGATTCGACGCGGACCAGTCCATCCCGTGGAGGTCTTCGATGGCTTTCCTGGTCGAGGTGCCGACGCCGAGTCGAAACCGACCATCCGAGACCGCATCGAGCGTGCCAGCGGTCAACGCGAGGACCGCCGGCGTCCGGGAGAAGACGTTGAGAATAGCCGACCCGAGCGATATCGAATCGGTTCGCACGGCGAGTTCGGTCAGTTTGACGACCGAACTCGAGCCCCAGAGTTCCCCGAGCCACAGGCCGTCGTACCCGAGGTCCTCGGCCCACAGCCCCAGTTCGAGCGGGTCCTGTTCGCTCGATTGCGGCAATAGTAGGTCGGTTGGCATCGCAAGCAGGTTCGAATGACGCGATCAAAAACACTGGGTACCGGTCGATCGTCGAACCACGGTGGGTCCACTGTGTTTCGCCTGTGCGCAAAAGGAAATCGGCACGTCACTCCATCGGGGTGCCCTTGTTGCGAAGGTCCCCACCACATTCCGGGCACTCCATCGGATTGTCGACGGCAGTGACGGTGGCACCACACGAGAAGCACTCGTAGGTACGCGCCTTCGAAGCGTCGTACTCCACGTCGCGAACCAATCGCCTGAGATCCTCACTCGCGGACTCCTCGTCGAGCGCCTCGAGGATCGCGGGTGCTCGAACCGTTCCCACCAGTGTGCCCGATTCGTCGACGACCGGAAGCGCCATAAACTGGTATCGCCCGAAGGTCTTGCCGACCGCCTCGATCGAATCGTCCGTCTCGACGTAGACCACCTGATCGGAGGCCACTTCGGAGACCTCGGTGTCGTCGTCGGCGTTGAGCAACTCCCGCATCGAGACCACGCTCTCGAGCGTTCCGTCCGGCGCGGTGACGAAGGCGTAGTAGATCGTGTTCTCGGACGCCGGCGCCGAGTCACGGATCGTCTCGATGGCTTCGCCGACGGTCGTACTGGCTTCGAACTCCGTTACCCGTTCGTCGAGGACGTCCTGCAAGGTGCTACGTGCCATCCCATCACTAGTTTCCATCCGACGCATATAGTCCCCTAGGAACCTGCTATAGAATCTCTAGCACGATATAGATTCCCGGCGTAGATGGCCAGAGACGACTACCCCTTCGAGCCCAAGCGATCACGAAGGGTTTCGGCCACACCGCTGAGGTGTGCCTGGCCGAAGACCGCGACGACGAGTGCGCCCACGGAATTGAACATGAGATCGCGGACCGTATCGTCGAGCCCGTGCTGGGCCAGCGGCATCGTCACACCGGTCGAGAGGGCGATGAGGTCGAGGGCAAACTCGAAGAGCTCCCAGATGACCCCGAAAGAGAGCACCACCACGAAAATATACACGAAGAAGAACCGGCGGGGGACGAAAATGTCGTCACTGTGGAGGTCGACGGCGCGAGCGACAGTGTACCCGGCACCTGCGACGACTGTCGCGGACATCGCGTGGGTCAGATTGTCCCACCAGAACAGTCGCCCATAGAGACCAGCCGAGCCCAGGGTGTGCAAGAAGACGGCCGTGGTGATCCAGAGCCCCAGCCAGGGATCGAGGGGAAACTCGTAATTCCGTTCGAGAATCGCCGGGATGAACGTGATGGCCAACCCGATTCCACCGTTGCTGATGGCCTTGGGCTGACCGGCGACCACACCATAGATCACGAGTGAGAGCAGGACTGCCTGCATCCCTCGGGTGAGCCGTCGCTGATTGTTCCTTGACGGTCGTGGGAGCCCTCTCATCGTCGTACCACCCGTCGAAGCCGCTGCCAGAGGGTGCGATCGCGTCTGGAGAAATACGTCTCGAACAGTATTCCAGCAACGAGGCCGGCGAGCGTGACGTAAATCCACTCCATCATCAACGTCTCGTTATCCACGAGATAGGTGGTTCCCAGGAATTTGTCGGCGTTCCACCGAAAGATAGTCCATGCAGCCACGGTCGCCAGGGTCGTCATCGTGACGAGGGCCACGGCGAACCACGGAGTGACTTTGAGAGACGTAAACATATGAAGTTCGACGATGACGATGAGCGCGAGACCGGCCAGTGAGAGATACGTCGCGAACGTTCCCAGGGTTCCCCCGAAGACGGCCCGGACGATGATCGGAAGCAACGCGAGGACGAGGAGTTCCCAGGGAAGCATCACCCGCCACTCTCGATAGGCTATCGGGGGTAACAGGACGACGAACCCCACGAATCCGACGAACACCAGCCACTGGATGTCGAACCCGACGAGGCTCTCGAGAAATACCGACAGGAGGACTGCAACGAGGAGCCACGCAATCATCGCGTTGGTCCGACTGTTGCGAAACAGGCGATCGATAATGTCATC is a genomic window of Halanaeroarchaeum sp. HSR-CO containing:
- a CDS encoding LLM class flavin-dependent oxidoreductase, whose amino-acid sequence is MPTDLLLPQSSEQDPLELGLWAEDLGYDGLWLGELWGSSSVVKLTELAVRTDSISLGSAILNVFSRTPAVLALTAGTLDAVSDGRFRLGVGTSTRKAIEDLHGMDWSASNPIRRAHETIELVQAFLDGDERVDYQGEIFDVQDFPTLDADVPVYHAALGKANRRVVARLADGWIPHNVPFPDLDDAYEYIRETMHEEGREATIDVAPYVPAAVAPDPADARDVIRGHVAYYVGNGRGYERAVSQRFPDEAAAVATAWRDGDRRTAAKRVTDEMVAALGVAGTPEQARDQFAAVADIDCVDRPMVTIPGNADRVVVERTIEALAPTTA
- a CDS encoding rubrerythrin-like domain-containing protein — its product is MARSTLQDVLDERVTEFEASTTVGEAIETIRDSAPASENTIYYAFVTAPDGTLESVVSMRELLNADDDTEVSEVASDQVVYVETDDSIEAVGKTFGRYQFMALPVVDESGTLVGTVRAPAILEALDEESASEDLRRLVRDVEYDASKARTYECFSCGATVTAVDNPMECPECGGDLRNKGTPME